One Triplophysa rosa linkage group LG9, Trosa_1v2, whole genome shotgun sequence genomic window carries:
- the chst3a gene encoding carbohydrate sulfotransferase 3a: MRNKYAIIIISIVALVVIEKENNIISRVSDKLTLHRTMQTPETPVSSSFVLMDDNSSYPDEIYTENGTQILRASQKGKKHILLMATTRTGSSFVGELFNQQGANMFYLFEPLWHVERMLSLGTGGTNTSTSVWVYRDVLKHLFLCDFSLLESFISPPPRDHVTHALFRRESSVALCEEGVCTPVVKHVFERYHCKTRRCGPLNLTLASEACQGKKHRVIKTVRVQQLDTLRSLVEDPQLDVRLIQLVRDPRAILASRMVAFANKYQNWKSWAVNGEVPVEDEEVKRLEGNCNNIRMSAELGLSQPEWLKNRYMLVRYEDIARYPMQKAVEMYNFTGIPFTTQARDWILKNTHTSAEASGVYSTQKNSSEQVEKWRLRIPFKLAQVVQEVCGPTMKLFGYRFVENEQTLVNKTFSLLEEKEFTFS, translated from the exons ATGAGGAACAAGTATGCAATTATCATTATCTCCATTGTGGCGCTTGTCGTCATCGAAAAGGAAAACAACATTATTTCAAG GGTTTCAGATAAGCTCACACTTCACAGAACAATGCAGACGCCTGAGACGCCGGTCTCAAGTTCTTTTGTGCTTATGGATGACAACAGCTCCTATCCAGATGAGATTTATACCGAGAATGGCACTCAGATTTTAAGGGCCAGCCAGAAAGGCAAAAAGCACATCCTGTTGATGGCTACAACTCGCACGGGATCCTCCTTTGTGGGCGAGTTATTCAACCAACAGGGCGCCAATATGTTTTACCTCTTTGAGCCGCTTTGGCATGTGGAGAGGATGCTATCGTTGGGCACAGGCGGCACAAACACCAGCACATCTGTGTGGGTGTACAGGGATGTCCTGAAACATCTCTTCTTGTGCGACTTCTCTCTTTTGGAGAGTTTCATCAGCCCCCCTCCCCGGGACCACGTCACCCATGCCCTGTTCCGCAGGGAGTCCAGCGTGGCCCTGTGTGAGGAAGGGGTCTGCACCCCAGTGGTAAAACACGTTTTTGAGAGGTACCATTGCAAGACGAGACGGTGCGGGCCGCTTAATCTGACCTTGGCGTCTGAGGCCTGCCAGGGAAAAAAACACAGGGTTATCAAAACCGTTAGGGTCCAACAACTAGACACTCTTCGTTCTCTAGTAGAGGACCCGCAACTGGATGTCAGACTCATACAGCTGGTAAGGGACCCTCGGGCCATCCTGGCATCAAGGATGGTGGCTTTTGCCAATAAGTACCAGAACTGGAAAAGTTGGGCTGTGAATGGAGAAGTACCTGTTGAGGACGAGGAGGTGAAACGACTGGAGGGAAACTGTAACAACATCCGCATGTCTGCCGAGCTGGGCTTGAGTCAGCCTGAATGGTTAAAGAACCGTTACATGTTAGTGCGTTACGAGGACATCGCCAGGTACCCCATGCAGAAAGCAGTGGAAATGTACAATTTCACAGGGATTCCATTTACAACACAAGCAAGGGACTGGATCCTTAAGAATACGCACACGTCGGCGGAGGCCAGCGGCGTTTATTCCACCCAAAAAAACTCTTCCGAACAGGTGGAGAAATGGCGCCTGCGTATCCCTTTCAAACTGGCCCAAGTCGTACAAGAAGTTTGTGGACCGACCATGAAACTTTTTGGCTATAGGTTTGTAGAAAATGAACAGACATTGGTAAACAAAACTTTTAGTTTGCTTGAAGAGAAGGAATTTACtttttcataa